CGATTTTCAGAAGCCTGGGTCAAACCGTGGTCTTCTTGCGGTGTTCCGTCATCGGTACCTACTTTCGCTGCTCCTCAAAAAGGGAGTTGCAACGCGCTACCACGGCTCAGTGCTTGGTTGGGTGTGGTCGTATATTCGGCCGGCCGCGCAGTTCCTCATGTACTTTCTCGTTATCGGCGTGCTGCTCAACCAGAACCGCGGGGTCGAGCTGTTTCCGATCTACCTTTTTTCGGGCATCGTGGCGGTGAACCTATTCAGCGAGGCGCTGCGCAACACTACGAGTGCCATCATCGACAATAAGTCGCTGGTGAAGAAGATCTACCTTCCCAGAGCGCTGTTTCCCGTCGCCGCGCTCGGCGTTGGATTGATTCATTTCCTACCCCAGGTCGCGTTGCTACTTGTCGTCGCGATTATCTTCGGCTGGACGCTCGGCTGGATCCCGATCGTGGCCTTCCTCATCGGTGTTCTACTGATTCTCACGTTCTCGCTCGGGCTCGGTCTGTTTTTCGGCGCGATCAACGTCTCCTACAGGGACGCGAAAAACGTCGTCGACCTGATTCTGATGTTTGCGACTTGGGCCTCGCCCGTACTCTACAGCTGGGAGATGGTCCACGAGCGCGCCCCCGAATGGCTATACCACATCTACATGTCGAACCCGATGACGGCCGCTGTCGAGATGTTCCATACTGCGTTCTGGCTGCCGATGGCAGCCAGTGCTAATAGGCCGCCAGAGATGATCCTGCACACGCTCATCGCAGCTGGCGTTGCACTCGCCACTCTTCTCATCGGCCAATTTACGTTCAAGAAGCTGGAGGGTTCCTTTGCCCAAAACCTCTGATTCCCAGCAGAAGCCGGTCATTGTCTTTAAGGATGTCACAAAGACGTTCAAGATCAAGCACTCGCACTCGTTCAAACAGGCGTTCATCTTCGCGATCCAGGGCAAAGAGCTCTCGACTGATTTTCACGCTGTTGACGGCGTGAGCTTCGAGGTTACCGAAGGCGAGTCGGTAGCGCTTATGGGGCGAAACGGCTCTGGGAAGTCAACGACACTCAAGCTACTCTCGGGGGTTATGAATCCCGATGCCGGGCAGATCCGGACCCGTGGTCGGATCGCAGGGCTCCTTGAGGTCGGGGCTGGCTTCCACCCCGATCTCACTGGGCGCGAAAACGTGTACCTCAACGCCGCAATTCTCGGAATGAGTAAGGAGGAAACTGACGCACGCTTCCAAGACATTCTGGAGTTCTCCGAAATCGGAGATTTCATCGATACCGAGGTGAAACGATACTCGTCCGGCATGTACTCGCGGCTCGGTTTCTCGGTTGCTGTCCATACAGAGCTCGACACATTGCTCGTCGACGAGGTCCTGTCTGTTGGTGACGCCGAGTTTCGCAAGAAGTGCGAGCGCAAGATGCTCGAGCTCACAGCTCAGGGCAAGACGATGTTCATCGTCAGCCACAATGCGGGCCAAGTTCGCAAACTGTGCAAGCGAGGCATCGTCCTGGAACACGGGAAGATTGTCTTTGATGGACCCATTGAAGAAGCCATCGTGCGGCTCCAGTCCAATCCCGATGCACTGCTCACGGACTACCCCGTCGTCGGCGAGATCTATGAACTTTACTCTCATGATCCGAAGAAGTACGGCATGCCCCTCGGACCGCAGCAGGAGATTGAAGGCGATGCGCCTGGGTCCTATCAGCTCTTTGACACCGGTGTGATCACGAGCTACGTGGACCCCGCCACCGGTGAAGCCGTCACTCACGGACTATCCCGCGGCCATTTCCTCCCCGTGTATCTCAAGAACGGGGGCCCAGCCGGCCCGTGGGGTCTCATCGTGGCACCCCCTGCAGGCAGGCTCGAGGACTACGAAGAGCGCGTGATGCGTTTCACTCGCGGCGATGCAGTGTTCACACTGGACACCGGTATACATTTCAGGCCGACCCAGGTCTAGCGCGGCCCGTCTATAACAGCCTCGAGCGCAGCTCGTGCCGTATCGAGGTAGGCCTCTGCGTCGAAGTCTTCGGCTCCAACAATCGTTCCGCTCACAATTCGAGTGAGCCCCGTTACCATCCCCTCCACTGTCGGTGGAACGAGAAGCCCGAGCTTGCCCCCCTGCAGGACAGACGCGGGGCCTGGGATATCAGTCGAAACTACGGGAGTTCCCAGAGTCATGGCCTCGAGTGCCACGAGTGACTGACCCTCGTGCGTGGATGAGACGAACAGTACGTCTGCTTTGCTGATCACCGGGTACGGGTTTGCCCGGTATCCAGCAAACATTACACGGTCTCTGAGGCCGAGCTTCGATGCGAGAGCCTTCAACTCACTGCTCTTAGGTCCGTCTCCAAGGAACGTGGCAAACACCGCCGAGGTGTTCGAACTTGAGAACTCAGCGAGCGCGCGCAGGAATCCCTGATGGTTCTTTTCAGTCGAGAGTCGCCCCGCAACAACGACGTGTATTCCGGATCGCTGCATCCAATCAGCGACGTCAGTGTCTAGCTGCTCGGTGCCAAGCTCACGAATCAATGCAGGATTGATGGTGTTCGGTAGCTCGACATGACGTTCACGCGGGACACCGTACTGCAGCGCCAATGCTTCACGGTTGGCCTGC
Above is a window of Leucobacter aridicollis DNA encoding:
- a CDS encoding ABC transporter permease, yielding MSGNEILDDPDFQKPGSNRGLLAVFRHRYLLSLLLKKGVATRYHGSVLGWVWSYIRPAAQFLMYFLVIGVLLNQNRGVELFPIYLFSGIVAVNLFSEALRNTTSAIIDNKSLVKKIYLPRALFPVAALGVGLIHFLPQVALLLVVAIIFGWTLGWIPIVAFLIGVLLILTFSLGLGLFFGAINVSYRDAKNVVDLILMFATWASPVLYSWEMVHERAPEWLYHIYMSNPMTAAVEMFHTAFWLPMAASANRPPEMILHTLIAAGVALATLLIGQFTFKKLEGSFAQNL
- a CDS encoding ABC transporter ATP-binding protein; this translates as MPKTSDSQQKPVIVFKDVTKTFKIKHSHSFKQAFIFAIQGKELSTDFHAVDGVSFEVTEGESVALMGRNGSGKSTTLKLLSGVMNPDAGQIRTRGRIAGLLEVGAGFHPDLTGRENVYLNAAILGMSKEETDARFQDILEFSEIGDFIDTEVKRYSSGMYSRLGFSVAVHTELDTLLVDEVLSVGDAEFRKKCERKMLELTAQGKTMFIVSHNAGQVRKLCKRGIVLEHGKIVFDGPIEEAIVRLQSNPDALLTDYPVVGEIYELYSHDPKKYGMPLGPQQEIEGDAPGSYQLFDTGVITSYVDPATGEAVTHGLSRGHFLPVYLKNGGPAGPWGLIVAPPAGRLEDYEERVMRFTRGDAVFTLDTGIHFRPTQV